One Anolis carolinensis isolate JA03-04 chromosome 5, rAnoCar3.1.pri, whole genome shotgun sequence DNA segment encodes these proteins:
- the LOC103280902 gene encoding C-type lectin domain family 4 member F: MAGGNIYENTMPFGAHETPLKEAAPRRRHLGVPVALASLALLLAVSLVAVATLYFQKEKRLMELEGALQEARSSLWRSGVSYGSEEAMEGLGFLKNISGAFLEIQGRVEEANASRAAAQERLRDLRGLVSGGWTFFGGSAYFFLQEAQSWTDAEQSCRSRGAHLTSVTSQGEMQHLSQQSGGQTFWIGLTDQEKEGAWTWADGTTYDPGASLWAPREPDNWSGAPGNQEDCVHASSRWNDASCSYSYKAFCKKAVP; this comes from the exons ATGGCAGGAGGAAACATCTATGAAAACACCATGCCATTTGGAGCTCATG AGACCCCTCTGAAGGAAGCTGCGCCCCGGAGGAGGCACCTCGGGGTCCCGGTGGCCTTGGCTTCTCTGGCTTTGCTCCTGGCCGTCTCCCTGGTCGCAGTGGCCACTTTGT ACTTCCAGAAGGAAAAGCGCCTGATGGAACTGGAGGGAGCCCTGCAGGAGGCCAGATCTTCCCTCTGGCGAAGCGGCGTCTCTTACGGATCGGAGGAGGCGATGGAGG GTCTCGGCTTCTTGAAGAACATCTCTGGGGCCTTTTTGGAGATCCAGGGCCGGGTGGAGGAGGCCAACGCCTCGAGAGCGGCTGCCCAAGAACGCCTCC GGGACCTTCGGGGCCTGGTCTCGGGCGGCTGGACCTTCTTCGGCGGGAGCGCCTACTTCTTCCTCCAAGAGGCCCAATCCTGGACGGACGCCGAGCAGAGCTGTCGATCACGTGGGGCACACCTGACCTCTGTCACTTCCCAGGGAGAGATG CAGCACCTTTCGCAACAGTCCGGGGGGCAGACCTTCTGGATCGGCCTGACGGACCAGGAGAAGGAGGGCGCCTGGACCTGGGCCGACGGCACCACGTACGACCCGGGAGCCAG cCTCTGGGCCCCAAGGGAGCCGGACAACTGGTCGGGGGCCCCCGGGAACCAGGAGGACTGCGTCCACGCCTCCAGCCGGTGGAATGACGCCAGCTGCTCCTACAGCTACAAAGCGTTCTGCAAGAAGGCCGTTCCCTGA
- the ap5s1 gene encoding AP-5 complex subunit sigma-1, whose protein sequence is MPGAVVLRPRAALAGLPRKDEDSSNGEEASSAAMVHAFIVHTLRSWGRSGDEAPPCRVLYSRVFSPERPEGGGGRDPEKERLAQKERILAVARQVDSVCKLHLQAAGRPTWEPLAPAPEDPSPLQDAPSGAFRLPPGDPFPVAEGERAVLWLGVHSVAFALVCGPQENPLLAECALRSVARSLLDHLHLLGSGSEVLLKADRTEAVLARFLPHGQLLFLNDQFVAGIEREVAAALGK, encoded by the exons ATGCCGGGAGCGGTAGTCCTTCGTCCTAGAGCGGCTCTTGCAGGGCTCCCCAGGAAGGACGAGGACTCGTCGAATGGAGAAGAAG CCTCCTCTGCCGCCATGGTTCACGCCTTCATCGTCCACACCTTGCGCAGCTGGGGCCGTTCTGGGGACGAAGCCCCGCCTTGCAGAGTTCTCTATTCCAGGGTCTTCAGCCCTGAAAGGCCCGAAGGCGGCGGAGGCCGAGACCCCGAGAAGGAGCGACTGGCCCAGAAGGAGAGGATCTTGGCCGTAGCCAG gCAGGTGGATTCCGTGTGCAAGCTGCACCTGCAGGCCGCGGGGAGGCCCACCTGGGAGCCGCTGGCCCCGGCCCCTGAGGACCCCTCCCCGCTGCAGGACGCCCCGTCGGGGGCCTTCCGCCTGCCCCCCGGCGACCCCTTCCCTGTGGCGGAGGGGGAGCGGGCGGTGCTGTGGCTGGGGGTGCACTCCGTGGCCTTTGCCCTGGTCTGCGGCCCCCAAGAGAACCCGCTCCTGGCCGAGTGCGCCCTCCGCAGCGTGGCCCGCTCCCTCCTGGACCACCTCCACCTCCTGGGCTCCGGGAGCGAGGTGCTGCTCAAGGCCGACCGGACCGAGGCCGTCCTCGCCCGCTTCCTGCCCCACGGGCAGCTGCTCTTCCTCAACGACCAGTTTGTGGCCGGCATCGAGAGGGAGGTGGCCGCCGCTCTCGGGAAGTGA
- the LOC134299512 gene encoding C-type lectin domain family 4 member K-like, with protein sequence MAGGNIYENTMPFGAHETPLKEAAPRRRHLGVPVALASLALLLAVSLVAVASLYFQKEKRLMELEGALQKARSSLWRSGVSYGSEEAMEGLGFLKNISGAFLEIQGRVEEANASRAAAQERLRDLRGLVSGGWTFFGGSAYFFLQEAQSWTDAEQSCRSRGAHLTSVTSQGEMVSDGLHLDRD encoded by the exons AGACCCCTCTGAAGGAAGCTGCGCCCCGGAGGAGGCACCTCGGGGTCCCGGTGGCCTTGGCTTCTCTGGCTTTGCTCCTGGCCGTCTCCCTGGTCGCAGTGGCCTCTTTGT ACTTCCAGAAGGAAAAGCGCCTGATGGAACTGGAGGGAGCCCTGCAGAAGGCCAGATCTTCCCTCTGGCGAAGCGGCGTCTCTTACGGATCGGAGGAGGCGATGGAGG GTCTCGGCTTCTTGAAGAACATCTCTGGGGCCTTTTTGGAGATCCAGGGCCGGGTGGAGGAGGCCAACGCCTCGAGAGCGGCTGCCCAAGAACGCCTCC GGGACCTTCGGGGCCTGGTCTCGGGCGGCTGGACCTTCTTCGGCGGGAGCGCCTACTTCTTCCTCCAAGAGGCCCAATCCTGGACGGACGCCGAGCAGAGCTGTCGATCACGTGGGGCACACCTGACCTCTGTCACTTCCCAGGGAGAGATGGTGAGTGACGGGTTGCATTTGGACAGAGACTGA